One window of the Anaeromyxobacter dehalogenans 2CP-C genome contains the following:
- a CDS encoding MXAN_2562 family outer membrane beta-barrel protein yields MRSATLTLAALAAAALLAAPGPARAQPSPKRGSIELGAGNYTPDVDSGFAKPGPYEQVFGGGKGWMFRAGMGYALYSGVGVVEAGFRSGYFRRSGKGIVDVSGTDVRSGDKTTFNIIPTSLTLTYRFDWMAEQWHVPLAPYARLAAERYNWWVTDGRGKSVESGATNGWSWTAGVALLLDVIDPGSARDLDRETGLNHTYLFFDVTQAKVDDFGSKKSWDLSNKDLAMAGGLMFVF; encoded by the coding sequence ATGCGGTCCGCCACCCTGACGCTCGCGGCGCTCGCCGCGGCGGCGCTCCTCGCCGCCCCCGGGCCGGCGCGCGCGCAGCCCTCGCCGAAGCGCGGCTCCATCGAGCTCGGCGCGGGCAACTACACGCCCGACGTGGACTCCGGCTTCGCGAAGCCCGGGCCGTACGAGCAGGTGTTCGGCGGCGGGAAGGGCTGGATGTTCCGCGCCGGCATGGGCTACGCGCTCTACTCCGGCGTCGGCGTCGTCGAGGCCGGCTTCCGGAGCGGCTACTTCCGGCGCTCCGGGAAGGGCATCGTGGACGTCTCCGGCACCGACGTGCGGTCGGGCGACAAGACCACCTTCAACATCATCCCCACCAGCCTCACGCTCACCTACCGCTTCGACTGGATGGCGGAGCAGTGGCACGTGCCGCTCGCGCCGTACGCGCGCCTCGCGGCCGAGCGCTACAACTGGTGGGTGACCGACGGCCGCGGCAAGTCGGTCGAGTCCGGCGCCACCAACGGCTGGTCCTGGACCGCTGGCGTGGCGCTGCTGCTCGACGTCATCGACCCGGGCAGCGCCCGCGACCTCGACCGCGAGACCGGCCTCAACCACACCTACCTGTTCTTCGACGTCACGCAGGCGAAGGTGGACGACTTCGGCTCGAAGAAGAGCTGGGACCTGTCGAACAAGGACCTGGCGATGGCCGGGGGCCTGATGTTCGTGTTTTAG
- a CDS encoding fibronectin type III domain-containing protein: MRRAILAATLLAAPLLAAGQINPTVGTVKPSSSPEDDYINLAQCTGADQRPLELIWQIQVKSGTFSTGGWYHVFASSAAAYTTGTNQGYCAENDDTTNGIKSAEIRSLMADDASVLTAEAFDPVAIVTAVGQQACTVQAKTIYICVHWYDSSGTRRGFAQGQVTLSTAKPATPVNVSVTPGENALNVSWDVGTGGAERTEEYQVLATPTGTTDTVYSKRVTGTSLRLGGLTNGVTYDVQVVAYTKSGNPSDPSATVSATPVPVSDFWEQYKARGGTDSGGCGAGGTGALAMIGAAALAALRRRKP; the protein is encoded by the coding sequence ATGAGACGCGCGATCCTCGCCGCCACACTCCTCGCGGCCCCGTTGCTGGCGGCCGGCCAGATCAACCCGACCGTCGGCACGGTGAAGCCCAGCTCGTCGCCCGAGGACGACTACATCAACCTGGCGCAGTGCACCGGGGCGGACCAGAGGCCGCTCGAGCTCATCTGGCAGATCCAGGTGAAGAGCGGCACGTTCTCGACCGGCGGCTGGTACCACGTGTTCGCGTCCAGCGCGGCCGCGTACACGACCGGCACGAACCAGGGCTATTGCGCCGAGAACGACGACACCACCAACGGAATCAAGTCCGCCGAGATCCGCAGCCTCATGGCCGACGATGCCTCCGTGCTCACGGCGGAGGCGTTCGACCCGGTCGCCATCGTCACGGCGGTGGGGCAGCAGGCGTGTACGGTCCAGGCGAAGACCATCTACATCTGCGTGCACTGGTACGACTCGAGCGGTACGCGGCGCGGGTTCGCCCAGGGCCAGGTGACGCTCAGCACCGCGAAGCCCGCCACCCCGGTGAACGTCAGCGTCACGCCCGGCGAGAACGCGCTCAACGTGAGCTGGGACGTCGGGACCGGCGGCGCCGAGCGGACCGAGGAGTACCAGGTCCTGGCCACCCCGACCGGCACCACCGACACCGTGTACTCGAAGCGGGTCACCGGGACGAGCCTGCGCCTCGGTGGGCTCACCAACGGCGTCACCTACGACGTCCAGGTGGTCGCGTACACCAAGTCGGGAAACCCGAGCGATCCGTCCGCCACCGTGAGCGCCACCCCGGTGCCGGTCTCCGACTTCTGGGAGCAGTACAAGGCGCGGGGCGGCACCGACTCCGGCGGCTGCGGCGCGGGCGGAACCGGCGCGCTCGCCATGATCGGCGCCGCCGCGCTCGCGGCGCTGCGCAGGAGGAAGCCGTGA
- a CDS encoding aspartate-semialdehyde dehydrogenase, translating into MPKPISVALVGATGLVGRAVLDALGESSLPLSRLTLLASQRSAGTRLEHAGAELPVAAPAEGAFRGVDAAVFCVPPEVAREWAPRAWAEGCAVVDASPAFRLEPDVPLVVPEVNGAAVDGFRARGVVASPGGAAAALSVALAPLHAAAGLERVVATTLEPAASAGHRAIQQLEREAMDLMNGREPEPGGAVPHRLAFNLVPQVGAFLEDGRTDAEDRLGAELRKVLGAPGLRVAATAVRVPVFYGQAAVVTASTARALHAAAARDLLRRSPGVKVLDAPAEGVYPMPMLAVNDDAVLVGRLRDDPSQEHGLELVVVSDELRKGAATNLVQILERLAALL; encoded by the coding sequence ATGCCGAAGCCCATCTCCGTCGCCCTCGTCGGCGCCACCGGCCTGGTCGGCCGCGCGGTACTCGACGCGCTGGGCGAGTCCAGCCTGCCGCTCTCGCGCCTGACGCTGCTCGCGTCGCAGCGCTCGGCCGGCACGCGCCTCGAGCACGCCGGGGCCGAGCTGCCGGTGGCGGCGCCGGCCGAGGGCGCGTTCCGCGGCGTGGACGCGGCGGTGTTCTGCGTCCCGCCCGAGGTCGCGCGGGAGTGGGCGCCGCGCGCGTGGGCAGAGGGCTGCGCGGTGGTGGACGCCTCGCCCGCGTTCCGGCTGGAGCCGGACGTGCCGCTGGTGGTCCCGGAGGTGAACGGCGCCGCGGTGGACGGCTTCCGGGCGCGCGGGGTGGTGGCGAGCCCGGGCGGCGCGGCGGCGGCGCTGTCGGTCGCGCTCGCGCCGCTGCACGCGGCCGCGGGGCTGGAGCGGGTCGTCGCGACCACGCTCGAGCCGGCCGCCTCCGCCGGCCACCGCGCCATCCAGCAGCTCGAGCGCGAGGCCATGGACCTCATGAACGGGCGCGAGCCCGAGCCGGGCGGCGCGGTGCCCCACCGGCTGGCGTTCAACCTGGTCCCGCAGGTGGGCGCGTTCCTCGAGGACGGCCGCACCGACGCGGAGGACCGGCTCGGCGCCGAGCTGCGGAAGGTGCTCGGCGCGCCCGGCCTGCGCGTCGCCGCCACCGCGGTGCGCGTGCCGGTGTTCTACGGGCAGGCGGCGGTGGTGACCGCGTCCACCGCGAGGGCGCTCCACGCGGCCGCGGCCCGCGATCTCCTGCGCCGGTCGCCGGGCGTGAAGGTGCTCGACGCGCCGGCGGAGGGCGTCTACCCGATGCCCATGCTGGCGGTGAACGACGACGCGGTGCTGGTCGGGCGGCTGCGCGACGACCCCTCGCAGGAGCACGGGCTCGAGCTGGTGGTGGTGTCGGACGAGCTGCGCAAGGGCGCCGCCACGAACCTGGTGCAGATCCTGGAGCGGCTGGCCGCGCTGCTGTAG
- a CDS encoding TIGR01777 family oxidoreductase, producing the protein MHVFLTGATGLIGRPAAAALLARGHAVTALTRSAPRAALPPGVRVLEGDPAAPGAWEEALAGCDACVHLAGEPVEGRWTAAKKRRIRDSRVLSTERIAAVFRAGGPRVLVSGSAVGFYGARGDEVLDEGAGPGEGFLAEVCQAWEAAARPAEARARVVWLRTGIVLAREGGALPRLVQPFRLLAGGPLGRGDFWQPWIHLDDEVGLVLLALEDARAAGPLNAAAPAPARNRDLAQAVGRVLHRPALVRTPELAVRLAVGEMAGVVLASQRVVPRRALDLGYRFRFPDLDAALADLLAR; encoded by the coding sequence ATGCACGTCTTCCTCACCGGCGCCACCGGGCTCATCGGCCGGCCGGCCGCGGCGGCGCTGCTCGCCCGTGGCCACGCGGTCACCGCGCTCACCCGCTCCGCCCCGCGGGCGGCGCTGCCGCCGGGCGTGCGGGTGCTGGAGGGCGATCCGGCGGCGCCGGGCGCCTGGGAGGAGGCGCTGGCGGGCTGCGACGCCTGCGTGCACCTCGCCGGCGAGCCGGTGGAGGGGCGCTGGACCGCCGCGAAGAAGCGGCGCATCCGCGACAGCCGGGTCCTCTCCACCGAGCGCATCGCCGCGGTGTTCCGGGCGGGCGGGCCGCGGGTGCTCGTGTCGGGGAGCGCGGTGGGCTTCTACGGCGCGCGCGGCGACGAGGTGCTCGACGAGGGCGCCGGGCCGGGCGAGGGGTTCCTCGCCGAGGTGTGCCAGGCGTGGGAGGCGGCGGCGCGGCCGGCCGAGGCGCGCGCCCGGGTCGTCTGGCTGCGCACCGGCATCGTGCTCGCGCGCGAGGGCGGGGCGCTGCCGCGGCTGGTGCAGCCGTTCCGGCTGCTCGCGGGCGGGCCGCTCGGGCGGGGCGACTTCTGGCAGCCCTGGATCCACCTCGACGACGAGGTCGGCCTCGTGCTCCTCGCGCTCGAGGACGCGCGCGCCGCCGGGCCGCTCAACGCCGCCGCCCCCGCGCCGGCGCGGAACCGCGACCTGGCGCAGGCGGTCGGGCGCGTCCTGCACCGCCCCGCGCTCGTGCGCACGCCCGAGCTGGCCGTGCGGCTCGCGGTGGGCGAGATGGCCGGGGTGGTCCTGGCGAGCCAGCGGGTGGTGCCGCGCCGCGCGCTCGACCTGGGCTACCGGTTCCGCTTCCCGGACCTGGACGCCGCGCTCGCGGACCTGCTCGCGCGGTAG